The Candidatus Abyssobacteria bacterium SURF_5 genome window below encodes:
- a CDS encoding GAF domain-containing protein: MTETRGNSSLESSRLRTPEIEALLAISEKLGASHDLSETFQQIMEILASRFGMERGTLTLLDPETKELIIRVAHGLTEEEMKRGKYKIGEGITGKVVELRGPVIVPSIGREPLFLDRTGARKNIDRDMIAFLCVPLKLQNEVMGVLSVDKVRSSDDTLESDMRFLTIIASMIAQAVRVHGAISEVVSLKERTDRILAGMPEGVLVLDPRGLVQALNPAAEQIFGLKRESVAGKLYLDVFNRFQNVLNIIERIYDDPGAAPSFETQIFGVAPDPVPVLFTWSIVCDEANAIQAIVVNVQDLTDVKRLERQSRRNQRLASLGTMAAGVAHEIRNPLGCIRGASQLLLREIQDDRRVRDFLDVIIKEVDRLDRTVKQLLDFARPSKTEMVPTNIIPVMERALELVKPDIERGGFQIIKKFPPSVPLIRADGGQLTQVFLNLFLNALQAMPGGGTLSITVTVDAQSPGSNRNVVVVDISDTGCGMSAAALEQLFTPFFTTREEGTGLGLALSHRIIEEHRATIDVMSREGIGTTFSISFRSIRGHI; the protein is encoded by the coding sequence ATGACAGAGACCCGCGGCAATTCCTCCCTTGAGTCCTCTCGCTTGAGAACCCCTGAAATCGAGGCTCTCCTGGCGATATCGGAGAAGCTGGGCGCATCGCATGACCTCTCGGAAACCTTCCAGCAGATCATGGAAATCCTCGCCTCTCGCTTCGGAATGGAGCGGGGAACCCTGACACTGCTCGATCCGGAGACCAAGGAACTGATCATTCGTGTCGCCCACGGGTTGACCGAGGAGGAGATGAAGCGCGGCAAGTACAAGATCGGCGAGGGGATCACCGGAAAGGTGGTCGAGTTGAGGGGACCGGTCATCGTTCCCAGCATCGGGCGCGAACCGCTGTTTCTCGATCGCACCGGCGCGCGAAAGAACATCGACAGGGACATGATCGCTTTCCTGTGCGTTCCTCTGAAACTGCAAAACGAGGTGATGGGCGTGCTCAGCGTCGACAAGGTGCGCTCCAGCGACGATACGCTCGAGAGCGACATGCGCTTCCTCACCATCATCGCTTCCATGATCGCACAGGCCGTCCGCGTGCACGGCGCAATCAGCGAGGTCGTCAGCCTCAAGGAGCGTACCGACCGAATACTTGCAGGAATGCCCGAGGGCGTGCTCGTTCTCGATCCGAGAGGATTGGTGCAGGCGCTGAACCCCGCCGCAGAACAGATTTTCGGGTTGAAGCGCGAGAGTGTCGCGGGAAAACTGTATCTCGATGTATTCAATCGGTTCCAGAACGTCTTGAACATCATTGAAAGAATCTATGACGACCCCGGCGCCGCCCCCAGTTTCGAAACGCAGATATTCGGAGTCGCTCCGGACCCCGTACCCGTCCTTTTCACCTGGTCGATCGTTTGCGACGAAGCGAATGCCATACAGGCAATCGTGGTGAACGTGCAGGATCTGACCGATGTGAAGCGCCTCGAGCGGCAATCGCGGCGAAACCAGCGGCTGGCTTCGCTCGGCACAATGGCGGCGGGCGTCGCTCACGAGATCAGGAATCCGCTCGGATGCATCCGCGGCGCCTCACAATTGCTTCTTCGCGAGATACAGGATGACAGGCGTGTCCGCGATTTTCTGGATGTCATCATCAAGGAGGTCGATCGGCTGGATCGTACGGTCAAACAGCTCCTGGATTTTGCCCGCCCCTCGAAGACCGAAATGGTCCCGACAAATATCATTCCGGTAATGGAACGGGCGCTTGAACTCGTGAAGCCGGATATCGAACGCGGCGGCTTCCAGATCATCAAGAAGTTCCCGCCCTCCGTGCCGCTCATCCGGGCCGATGGCGGCCAACTGACGCAAGTCTTTTTGAACCTGTTCCTCAACGCCCTGCAGGCAATGCCCGGCGGAGGCACACTTTCAATCACGGTAACGGTGGATGCTCAATCACCGGGCTCGAATCGAAACGTGGTGGTTGTCGACATATCGGATACCGGCTGCGGGATGAGCGCGGCGGCGCTGGAACAATTGTTCACGCCTTTCTTTACAACTCGCGAAGAGGGAACCGGAC
- the larE gene encoding ATP-dependent sacrificial sulfur transferase LarE yields the protein MLEEKKQKLQSILQDMGSMLVAFSGGVDSTFLLRSALDAVGPQNVLAVTATSSTYPKAEFEEACRLARQMRARHLVIESEETEIAEFVQNPPNRCYYCKRELFGKLVKVAKTERLNTVVDGSNLDDQADYRPGGRAAVELGVRSPLREAGLTKSDIRQLSKELDLPTWNKPSFACLSSRFPYGQEISADKLERVDAAERFLRGKGFKQVRVRHHDHTARIEVPPSEMSLFFNTALIAEIVGELKRIGYTYITLDLEGYRTGSMNEVLSEDQK from the coding sequence ATGTTGGAAGAAAAAAAACAGAAGCTTCAGAGCATTTTGCAGGATATGGGAAGCATGCTGGTCGCCTTCTCCGGCGGCGTTGACAGCACATTTCTCCTACGATCGGCGCTGGATGCGGTCGGTCCTCAAAATGTGCTTGCCGTAACTGCGACGTCTTCAACTTATCCTAAGGCCGAATTCGAGGAAGCCTGCCGGCTGGCCAGACAGATGAGAGCGCGGCACCTGGTGATCGAGTCGGAGGAAACGGAAATCGCCGAATTTGTCCAGAATCCTCCCAATCGCTGTTATTATTGCAAGCGGGAACTGTTCGGCAAATTGGTCAAGGTAGCCAAAACCGAGAGATTGAACACCGTGGTCGATGGCTCGAACCTGGACGATCAGGCCGACTACCGGCCCGGCGGCCGCGCCGCCGTCGAGTTGGGCGTGCGAAGCCCTCTTCGCGAAGCCGGCCTGACCAAATCGGATATCAGACAGCTCTCAAAAGAATTGGATTTGCCGACCTGGAACAAGCCATCGTTTGCCTGTCTCTCCTCCCGCTTCCCGTATGGTCAAGAGATATCGGCGGATAAGCTCGAGCGGGTGGATGCGGCGGAGCGGTTCCTTCGCGGAAAAGGATTCAAACAAGTGCGTGTTCGCCATCACGATCATACAGCCCGTATTGAAGTGCCCCCTTCGGAGATGAGCCTTTTCTTTAACACGGCATTGATAGCTGAAATTGTAGGCGAACTGAAGCGAATCGGATACACCTACATCACGCTTGACCTCGAAGGCTATCGGACGGGCAGCATGAATGAGGTTCTTTCCGAAGACCAGAAATGA